In one Yarrowia lipolytica chromosome 1A, complete sequence genomic region, the following are encoded:
- a CDS encoding uncharacterized protein (Compare to YALI0A09592g, similar to uniprot|P10823 Saccharomyces cerevisiae YER020w GPA2 guanine nucleotide-binding regulatory protein) translates to MGCTSSKEVKPGPSGPSATAGKAKPANTASNSTANTNSAATANANATSTANNTTTTPNSAPKARAGANDATNDTANTPDEEKEVKTLLLGSGESGKSTIIKQMKIIHQNGYTDSELYLFKSTIYKNLLDCGRALLAAVDKFGLQEELAAEVGHSNKTEAMEANDFDFVEDKVNEAEHPVYTGGRGGVEQFQIILDTPNPNDNNTSLSPELVDALDALWKTAVVQEKLLKGLRNQFYLMDSGPYFFHNLQRLGGAQYIPTQDDILRARIKTTGIYETKFRLGSHLIHMYDVGGQRSERKKWIHCFENVTLIIFCVALSEYDQVLLEEKKENRMNESLVLFDSIINSRWFVRTSVVLFLNKIDVFTEKLPLSPLENQFPDYMGGNDINKGAKYILWRFTQMNRAGLNIYPHLTQATDTSNIRLVFAAIKETILQNALQDAGILT, encoded by the coding sequence ATGGGATGCACGAGTTCGAAGGAGGTCAAGCCTGGACCTAGCGGACCCTCCGCAACGGCAGGGAAGGCGAAACCAGCTAATACGGCGTCAAATTCGACAGCAAACACGAATTCCGCCGCCACCGCAAATGCAAACGCAACCAGCACGGCCAACaacacaactacaacccCGAACAGCGCACCAAAGGCCAGAGCTGGTGCAAACGACGCCACTAACGACACCGCCAACACGCCagatgaagagaaggaagtGAAGACGCTTCTGCTGGGTTCCGGAGAGTCCGGAAAGtccaccatcatcaagcAGATGAAAATCATCCACCAGAATGGCTACACAGACTCCGAGCTCTATCTGTTCAAGAGCACCATCTATAAGAACCTGTTGGATTGCGGTCGGGCTCTGCTGGCCGCCGTTGATAAGTTTGGACTGCAGGAGGAGCTTGCTGCCGAGGTTGgccacagcaacaagaCAGAGGCCATGGAGGCCAACGATTTTGACTTTGTGGAAGACAAGGTCAATGAGGCAGAGCACCCAGTCTACACAGGTGGTAGAGGAGGCGTGGAGCAGTTCCAGATCATCTTGGACACCCCCAACCCCAATGATAACAACACCAGCCTGAGCCCAGAGCTGGTGGATGCTTTGGATGCACTGTGGAAGACTGCGGTCGTGCAGGAGAAGCTTCTCAAGGGTCTGCGAAACCAGTTCTACCTGATGGACTCGGGCCCCTACTTTTTCCACAACCTACAGCGTCTCGGAGGAGCCCAGTACATACCCACTCAGGACGATATTCTGCGAGCCCGAATAAAAACTACTGGTATCTATGAGACCAAATTCCGACTGGGCTCGCATTTGATTCACATGTACGATGTGGGAGGACAACGGTCAGaacgaaaaaaatggaTTCACTGCTTTGAGAATGTCACCTTGATCATCTTCTGTGTGGCTCTGTCCGAGTACGACCAGGTTCTGttggaggaaaagaaggagaacagAATGAACGAATCGTTGGTTCTGTTCGACTCGATCATCAACTCACGTTGGTTTGTACGAACTTCTGTCGTTCTCTTCCTGAACAAGATTGATGTCTTCACCGAAAAACTTCCTCTTTCGCCCCTAGAGAACCAGTTCCCTGATTACATGGGCGGAAacgacatcaacaaggGTGCCAAGTACATCTTGTGGCGTTTTACCCAAATGAACCGGGCTGGACTCAACATATACCCTCATTTGACTCAGGCCACTGACACCTCCAACATTCGACTGGTGTTTGCTGCCATCAAAGAGACCATCCTGCAGAACGCTCTCCAGGACGCCGGTATCCTGACTTGA